Proteins from one Solenopsis invicta isolate M01_SB chromosome 11, UNIL_Sinv_3.0, whole genome shotgun sequence genomic window:
- the LOC113005316 gene encoding uncharacterized protein LOC113005316, whose translation MCSEYGNTYPSKEYKTSVAKAIVSTFSRLSSKIEGRSHESFYDEVVGEGYLEWRLKTVRKHLPRKETSKRPNKKKIRKQPFIDRPQLTESVLIEKISEMKHTKPTDSVKAQIERLLYETRPNRHTEIKSSESITVSDVLKKYPRLKNYDGEMIDNEFRDVFEGHDILLARFSTYFAPRIIAYCKNVASYLLEKLTDFDINLKAIVVLPLSCCLL comes from the exons ATGTGCTCAGAATATGGCAACAC aTATCCTTCCAAGGAATATAAGACTAGTGTTGCAAAGGCCATTGTATCCACATTTTCTAGATTATCATCAAAAATTGAAGGGCGTTCTCAT GAGAGTTTTTACGACGAAGTTGTTGGAGAGGGCTATCTTGAATGGCGGCTGAAAACGGTAAGAAAGCATTTACCCAGGAAGGAGACATCTAAAAGAccgaataaaaagaaaataaggaaACAACCGTTTATAGATAGGCCACAACTAACCGAGTCTGTCCTCATTGAAAAG ATTTCTGAAATGAAGCATACAAAGCCAACTGATTCCGTCAAGGCTCAAATTGAACGTTTACTATATGAAACCCGGCCAAACAGACATACTGAAATCAAATCATCTGAAAGCATTACAGTTTccgatgtattaaaaaaatatcctcGCCTTAAAAACTATGATGGTGAAATG ATTGATAATGAATTTAGAGACGTTTTTGAAGGGCACGACATACTGTTGGCAAGATTTTCCACCTATTTTGCCCCACGTATTATTgcatattgtaaaaatgtagcaTCTTATTTGCTAGAGAAATTAACTGATTTTGACA TTAATTTAAAAGCAATTGTGGTTTTACCTTTGAGTTGCTGCCTCCTCTGA
- the LOC120359014 gene encoding ataxin-8-like, protein MADKQIVVRQGPSVLQRRLEHMERSMEAIENMLQEWRQQQQQPQQQIDRLEQAVNLLLQERQQQQPQQRQLQQQEQPQQQQEQPQQQQLQQQEQLQHTYERQQNNIRRNGPGHGRSRARWYRQRGIFRGRGGRGSSSGGRGKGTIIINKYYNI, encoded by the exons ATGGCAg ATAAACAGATCGTAGTCCGTCAAGGACCTTCCGTGCTCCAACGAAGATTGGAGCATATGGAGAGAAGTATGGAGGCGATAGAGAACATGCTGCAAGAGTGgcggcaacagcagcagcaaccgcAGCAGCAGATAGACCGCCTTGAACAAGCGGTCAATCTGCTGCTGCAAGAACGCCAGCAACAGCAGCCGCAGCAGCGTCAGTTGCAGCAACAGGAGcaaccgcagcagcagcaggagcaaCCGCAACAGCAGCAATTGCAACAGCAGGAGCAGCTGCAGCATACTTACGAGCGGCagcaaaataata tccGTAGAAATGGACCAGGACATGGGCGTTCCCGCGCCCGTTGGTACCGCCAACGCGGGATCTTCAGAGGCAGAGGCGGAAGAGGAAGTAGTAGTGGCGGAAGGGGAAAAGGAaccattattattaacaaatattataatatttaa
- the LOC120358921 gene encoding uncharacterized protein LOC120358921, with protein sequence MPNDGDDLTALKRRRSTLVGSCTRIRIFVDAVESITPFTLAQLEERKNKIDGFWAEYDVVQTKLELLDIAEADHRISFEDSYYTISAKLRELMNPPIVPRSQFAPSTSNASNTVEHFNHIKLPKLDLPKFTGKYDEWFPFFDTFNSLIHVNAALSNIQKLQYLRASVIGDASKIICALEISEANYEVAWNLLKQRYDNKRVIVQSHVKAIMDLPSMVKENIVELRQIADGATRHIHALQALTHPTSHWDDILVHVLSSKLDALTSREWQLSLTGSELPTFKQFIDFVAHRCQTLETSSKSNAPSKNANALAQSNARRHSCVATLKTKCGFCKGEHLIYYCQDFLALPVSQRISEIRKRRLCTNCLRSTEHASSKCSSGGCKICKLKHNSLLHLATVATAKSVTPGSEDEAREGVLTSSPAALVSHRLNSFDNKHVMLSTAVVYAYDSQGSQKCCRVLLDSGSQTNFISQRFLTVLGLKARSLDISISGINKTATRSFGAAEVKLQSRTNPFSILVDCVVTDHVTDKIPAITLKRSAFEFPQNLKLADPQFNVSAEIDVLIGAEHFWNLLCVGQVKSSPMHPTLHKTRFGWILAGQLDASPNSSRKAQSFHALITNTQLHNQLTRFWQVEDVSEISNKYSEEESLCEQHFLQNVSRNRQGRFIVKLPFKERAFDRLGDSRDIALKRFRNLEKRFLRDPKLKSQYSQFINEYLALGHMKLIDEQCYDGAESFYLPHHCVFKHTAGSSKIRVVFDASSKGSTGVSLNDTLMVGPTVQQDLFSILLRFRFVLAADIIKMYRQIMVHSSQTRYQRILWRDNPTSEIKTYELITVTYGTSSASYLATRCLKWLAEHYANDFPIGSMCVGRDFYVDDVLTGADTISEAKMLREQTIQLLRLGAFELSKWASNCPGLLADTNVQNDGVFTIDTGMDSSILGVHWNQVQDTFHFSYKPDDNQSAVFKRVILSEVSRLFDPLGLLGPIIVLAKLILQELWQLGIHWDESVPQNLHSRWLKFNSQLSSINQICIPRCVKLDTNPQSIQIHGFCDASEKAYGAAIYFRTKLGNDAYHIELLCSKSRVAPLKAVSLPRLELLAAVLLARLVKKVDTAFSLSDVQTFLWSDSTIVLNWIVSPSRKWSTFVANRISEIQGATNPSSWRHIRSPENPADILSRGLDPQELTSSSLWWHGPAFLKLGEESWPKSDFARAPEDMPEQKRCTTAIAVIEHSIVNELLNKFSNLNKACRVLAYCLRITRSFRPAAPTIFISHHEASTALEAELPLRRRFAATPTARGNRPTCTGWHFIPTYRP encoded by the exons ATGCCGAATGACGGCGACGATCTAACGGCGCTCAAGCGTCGACGCTCTACGTTGGTAGGATCGTGCACGCGCATACGTATTTTCGTGGACGCAGTCGAGTCAATTACACCGTTTACACTAGCTCAACTCGAGGagcgcaaaaataaaatagacggTTTCTGGGCAGAATACGATGTCGTGCAAACTAAGCTGGAGTTATTGGACATTGCGGAAGCGGATCATCGCATTTCGTTCGAGGATTCCTATTATACGATATCGGCCAAGTTGCGCGAGTTAATGAATCCCCCGATTGTACCACGTTCTCAGTTCGCACCGTCCACCTCGAACGCCTCCAACACAGTGGAACATttcaatcatataaaattacccAAGTTAGATCTCCCAAAATTTACGGGAAAATACGACGAATGGTTTCCGTTCTTCGACACATTTAATTCTCTCATTCATGTAAACGCGGCGTTAAGCAATATTCAGAAGTTGCAATATTTGAGAGCATCCGTCATCGGCGACGCGAGCAAAATAATTTGTGCGCTAGAAATTTCCGAGGCGAATTACGAGGTAGCgtggaatttattaaaacagcgCTACGACAATAAGCGAGTCATTGTTCAAAGTCATGTCAAGGCCATAATGGATTTGCCATCCATGGTCAAGGAAAACATTGTCGAATTGCGGCAAATCGCGGACGGTGCAACTAGACACATTCACGCCCTTCAGGCTTTAACGCATCCTACGTCTCACTGGGACGACATATTGGTCCACGTTTTGAGCAGCAAACTCGACGCGCTTACGTCACGGGAATGGCAACTATCATTAACGGGCTCCGAGTTGCCCACTTTCAAACAGTTCATCGATTTCGTCGCGCATCGATGTCAGACTTTGGAAACGAGCTCCAAATCAAATGCTCCCTCAAAAAATGCAAACGCTTTGGCGCAATCTAACGCGAGGCGCCATTCGTGTGTTGCAACGCTAAAAACAAAATGCGGTTTTTGCAAGGGAGAGCACCTCATATATTATTGCCAAGATTTTCTAGCATTGCCGGTTTCTCAAAGAATCTCGGAAATCCGGAAAAGAAGGCTTTGCACTAACTGCCTGCGATCTACAGAGCATGCGTCCAGCAAATGCTCATCAGGCGGctgtaaaatttgcaaattaaaacataattcatTGCTTCATCTTGCGACCGTCGCGACGGCAAAATCCGTTACTCCGGGATCCGAAGATGAAGCCAGGGAAGGGGTTCTGACGAGTTCTCCGGCAGCGCTTGTTTCACACCGCTTGAACTCCTTCGATAACAAGCATGTTATGTTGTCAACCGCTGTCGTTTATGCGTACGATAGTCAAGGTTCACAAAAATGTTGCCGCGTGTTGTTAGACAGCGGCTCTCAAACAAATTTCATCTCGCAACGTTTCCTGACAGTGCTCGGCCTCAAAGCGCGTTCTCTCGACATTTCGATTTCAGGAATCAATAAAACAGCGACGAGATCATTTGGGGCAGCAGAGGTCAAACTGCAATCGCGAACAAATCCCTTCAGCATTTTGGTGGATTGTGTCGTCACTGATCATGTGACTGACAAAATTCCAGCAATCACATTAAAGCGAAGCGCATTCGAATTTCCTCAGAATCTCAAATTAGCCGACCCCCAATTTAATGTGTCGGCGGAGATCGATGTTTTAATTGGCGCCGAGCATTTCTGGAACCTGCTCTGTGTGGGACAGGTAAAATCTTCTCCAATGCATCCAACCTTGCACAAGACGCGATTCGGATGGATTTTGGCAGGTCAATTGGACGCCTCACCGAACTCATCACGTAAGGCGCAATCCTTTCACGCATTGATAACAAACACGCAATTGCATAATCAACTAACGCGTTTTTGGCAGGTAGAGGATGTCTCtgaaatttcaaacaaatattccgAGGAGGAGTCTCTATGCGagcaacattttttgcaaaacgtGTCGCGAAATAGGCAGGGCAGATTTATCGTCAAGCTCCCGTTCAAGGAGCGGGCATTTGACCGTCTTGGAGATTCGAGGGACATCGCTCTGAAGCGATTTCGTAATCTAGAAAAACGATTCCTTCGTGATCCCAAATTAAAGAGTCAATATTCTCAGTTCATAAACGAGTATCTGGCATTAGGCCACATGAAGCTAATTGACGAGCAGTGCTACGACGGCGCGGAATCATTCTATTTACCCCACCATTGCGTTTTCAAGCATACAGCAGGTTCAAGCAAAATACGGGTAGTCTTCGACGCCTCGAGTAAAGGCTCGACAGGGGTGTCATTGAACGACACGCTCATGGTAGGCCCAACGGTACAGCAGGACTTATTTTCGATTCTTCTGCGTTTCCGCTTCGTCCTGGCGGCGGATATTATCAAAATGTACCGCCAAATCATGGTGCACTCTTCACAAACGCGCTATCAGCGCATTCTTTGGCGAGACAATCCTACTTCCGAAATTAAAACGTATGAACTCATCACTGTGACATACGGCACATCGTCCGCCTCGTATTTAGCCACGAGATGCCTCAAATGGCTAGCTGAACATTACGCCAACGACTTTCCCATAGGTTCCATGTGTGTAGGACGGGACTTTTATGTGGATGACGTTCTAACTGGAGCAGATACAATTAGCGAGGCAAAAATGCTGCGAGAGCAAACAATTCAGTTATTGCGTTTAGGAGCCTTCGAGCTCAGCAAATGGGCATCTAATTGTCCGGGCCTGTTAGCAGATACTAACGTCCAAAACGATGGTGTCTTCACGATTGACACCGGCATGGACTCATCCATATTAGGAGTCCATTGGAATCAAGTTCAAGATACCTTCCATTTCTCATACAAACCTGACGACAACCAATCAGCCGTATTTAAGCGAGTCATTCTATCCGAGGTCTCCAGACTCTTCGATCCACTCGGGTTATTGGGTCCTATCATCGTGCTAGCTAAATTGATTTTGCAAGAGCTCTGGCAATTGGGCATCCACTGGGACGAATCTGTCCCGCAGAATCTTCATTCGCGCTGGTTGAAATTCAATTCACAATTATCTAGCATCAATCAAATTTGCATCCCACGTTGCGTCAAGCTCGACACAAATCCGCAATCAATACAAATTCATGGGTTTTGTGACGCGAGCGAAAAGGCCTACGGAGCGGCAATATACTTCCGAACCAAGCTAGGAAACGATGCATATCACATCGAATTGTTATGCTCTAAATCTCGTGTCGCGCCCCTGAAGGCCGTTTCCCTACCGCGCCTTGAACTGTTGGCGGCGGTATTGTTAGCCAGGCTAGTAAAAAAGGTCGATACAGCATTCAGCCTCTCTGATGTACAAACCTTCTTATGGTCGGACTCCACAATAGTCCTGAATTGGATAGTCTCGCCATCGCGAAAATGGTCTACTTTCGTAGCCAACCGAATCAGCGAGATTCAAGGGGCTACGAATCCCAGCAGTTGGCGTCACATTAGGTCACCGGAAAATCCTGCTGACATTCTATCACGCGGTCTCGACCCGCAAGAGTTAACAAGCTCGTCGTTGTGGTGGCACGGACCCGCATTTCTCAAACTGGGCGAAGAATCTTGGCCCAAGTCCGATTTCGCACGCGCACCAGAAGACATGCCAGAGCAAAAAAGGTGTACCACGGCTATTGCCGTCATCGAGCATTCAATCGTCAAcgaattattaaacaaattttcaaaccTTAATAAGGCATGTCGCGTACTCGCATACTGTTTGAGAATTACGAGGTCATTCCGCCCAGCCGCACCCACTATTTTCATATCTCATCACGAGGCGTCAACCGCCCTAGAGGCAGAGTTGCCATTgaggcgccgatttgcagcCACACCGACAGCCAGAGGGAACAGACCCACTTGCACCGGCTGGCACTTTATCCCCACTTATCGGC CATAG
- the LOC105198978 gene encoding mucin-2-like, producing MPMTLPGIEHVRITPGNHAVPREGAPSPRPGEHPDLFPVAAHPVIDHPPTRTAPFPAARPSRRIAFMDQQPTTTRHPKPQGTRVRIPPCALIEEVKRTGPRQCLIRTATAPRKDPPVIGVRIQRFSATKARKLAALLAAPPSRPGIHRPPPALPASQKTATPARPTSPAAVPTTPPVDATKPEQPKQRLTHGQGKASLMEIFGDTLSDLEDENSATPAEPTRAKMTTVTRRPAPTETSAAPRGATTSLTEEAPYQTERPAWTPTPAPPRNVLPTATNGHATANHRALPSVPVRVRDDLIIHVPYHAARVSRVYKVRLATPVYTAL from the exons ATGCCGATGACCCTGCCGGGAATTGAACACGTGAGGATCACGCCCGGGAATCATGCCGTCCCGAGGGAAGGAGCACCCTCTCCCAGACCCGGAGAG CATCCCGACCTATTTCCAGTAGCCGCCCATCCAGTAATCGACCATCCGCCAACCAGGACCGCACCGTTCCCGGCCGCTAGGCCGAGCCGCAGAATTGCCTTCATGGACCAGCAACCCACCACGACCAGGCACCCAAAGCCCCAAGGCACCAGAGTACGAATTCCTCCGTGCGCACTCATCGAGGAGGTCAAAAGAACGGGCCCCCGTCAGTGCCTCATCCGAACAGCAACAGCGCCAAGGAAGGACCCCCCGGTGATAGGGGTACGGATCCAGCGGTTCTCCGCCACTAAAGCCCGGAAACTCGCCGCACTCCTGGCAGCACCACCATCACGACCGGGTATACATCGACCGCCTCCGGCACTACCCGCAAGTCAGAAGACTGCGACACCGGCAAGACCAACATCGCCGGCTGCCGTCCCGACTACGCCTCCGGTCGACGCTACCAAGCCGGAACAACCGAAGCAGCGATTGACTCACGGCCAGGGGAAAGCCAGCCTAATGGAGATCTTCGGGGATACACTCTCCGACTTAGAGGACGAAAACTCCGCAACACCGGCAGAACCAACCCGTGCCAAAATGACCACCGTCACGAGGCGTCCGGCTCCGACGGAGACATCCGCCGCACCGAGAGGCGCCACAACGAGCCTCACCGAGGAAGCACCATACCAGACGGAGCGACCAGCATGGACACCGACACCCGCGCCGCCAAGGAACGTGCTCCCGACCGCGACCAACGGACACGCAACCGCCAACCACCGAGCCCTTCCGTCTGTACCAGTGCGAGTGCGCGACGACTTAATTATACACGTGCCGTACCACGCCGCGAGAGTATCGCGAGTGTATAAGGTGCGGCTGGCAACGCCGGTATACACTGCGCTTTGA